The Anaerolineales bacterium region GGGCGATTGGATCGCAGCATTGGTCTTGGGTGTGGCAATCGGCATTGGGATGTTATTTGCCACGCTCTTTTCGCCCTATCCATTTTTTGGAATTGTGCGCGCCAGTTTTGGACAGGCATGGCTGCGCGGCGGCTTCACCTTTCTGTCTGCTCTGGGCGGACTCACGATCATGCGGATGGGCGGACCAGTGCCGTTCCACGCCGCGAGCGGTCATTGGCGCGAAACGGCGCGTGGAATTCTTGTGGGTTTGGCGGTCGGCTTACCGCTGGCGGCGCTGAACGCCTTCGCGTTACAACTCACACAGGGACATCCCATCGAATGGCAAAACCCCCTCGCTTCCCTGCTGGACGCGCTTCAGCCGGGCGTGGTTGAGGAAGTGATCTATCGCTTCGCCATGTGGGGATTGCTTTGGCTGATATTACGAAACTCATTATCCCGTCAATCGGTCTGGGCGGCGGGCGCACTGGCAACGCTGGTGCATAGCTACTCACACCTTGACGATCTGTTTTTACAGTCACCGCTGGCGGCGTTAATCATGGGGGCGGTGTTGACGTTGCTCTGGGGCTTGCCGTTGCTCATTCTGGCGCGTCACCGTGGGCTTGAATCTGCAATTGCATTTCATTGGATTCAGGATGTCGCGCGTTTTCTGATCGGCTTTTAGCCGGAAGATTTCAACTTGAAGGATGTGAAAAAGGAGTTTCCCATGAAAAAGTCGAACAAATTTGGAGGCTGCATGACCATCCTGCTGGTGCTTATCCTTCTGCTCGCCGTATTCACGCTGTATTCCCAATGGGCGGCACATACTCCCGCCTCGCTTGCTTTTTACGTTGTCCGCATGCATTGACATTGGCTTGTACCGTTCGTTTATTTGTCTACTATTTCAACCAACACCAATTGAGAAAACATCTCTTCCCAAAATACCCTGTTCACCTTACCGACTTCGTTCACCCACTCAATTCGACACTCCCGAAAATTGATAATTGCCTTGTTTTTTCGTCCAGCGCATAAACGAAGGACAAAAAAATATTCGAAAATAATAGAAGCTCAGATGAATAATTCATCTGACCGGATGGATACAATAATGAAATACTATAATCGCGCATGGATGGATTACAGCAATCTTGTATTAATCGGTTCTTTACGCGAGGAAGACCTCCTTCCAACTAGATTAGGCAATATACTTCGCGCGAGCCAGCAATATGGTGAAAACTATGGTCTACGTGCGGGAGTTCATTTGTGGTGTCATTTATCTGCGATATTGCATCAGAATATGGCAAGTGCCATTGAAGAAAAGAACAATGAAATTTTGTTCTGGTTGAATTCTTCTTTGCTTTCATTCATAACCGGCTTGATAACTTTCGGAGTCTGGGCTCTAGATCGTGTTGCCCTAATGCGCCAGCAAGATATTTCAAGTTATGCGAGTAATTATTGTCAAGAATATCTTATCCTGTCATTCGTCTTAGTAATTTTTGGTTATGCATTGTATAGTCTCTCTATACCGGCAGTCAAAAACATGTCCATTCTAATACGGTCAAGTTTTGATCTCTATAGGTTTGACTTGCTCAAACAATTAAACATCCCAATTCCTAAAACTCTTAATGAGGAGATAAGAATCTGGGTAAAAATTAGCGATTTCATTGTCACAGATGGAAATCTTGGGAAAATACCGTTAGATTTTCGGTACAGTTTGAGAGATGAATTGGTACCACAAAAGCAAAAAACGACAAAATCTTCAACAGGCAGATCGAAAAAGATAAGGTGATGATATTCGGAGGATAAACGATACGATTAATAATCATGGGTGTAAATAACTGCGATCTGAAATTTAGAACGAGTACTGCTTTTTCCGAGCATCCATCATCCGTCGTCTTTGGGTTAAGTAAATCTTCAGCATGATATATCTGCAAGTTGGTTTCTTGTTTTTCTTCGACACTTCCCCTCCGATTCCCCTACGAACAACCCAAACGCTCACCGAGAATTAAAGTTCGCCTACCATTCTTTGGTACAATCCCGCCTCGTTTTAGAAAAATGGGGACGCAGACACTTGCACCGAACGCAAGTGCGGTGCAAACGCTGAAATCGCTGATTCAAAGGATTAAATCTGCGTTTTCAGCGTGAATCAGCGTCCATAGAAGTAGAGGTTCTATCTGAATGGAACTTGAACACAGTACGATCGAAACGAACGGTGTCCGCTTGCACGTCGTTCAGGCGGGACCGAAAAGCGGAATCCCTGTCATTCTCCTGCACGGCTTTCCAGAGTTTTGGTATGGATGGAGAAAGCAAATCCCCGCGTTGGTGAATGCAGGATGCCGCGTCATCGTCCCTGACCAGCGCGGCTACAACCTGAGCGACAAACCGAAGGACAAAAAAGACTACGGCATTTTCACCCTCGTGGACGATGTGCTGGGCTTGATTCACGCGCTGGACTACGAAAAGGTCAACCTCGTAGGACACGATTGGGGCGGAGGCGTCGCGTGGACGTTCGCCATGACCCATCCGGAGAAATTACACAAACTCACAATTCTAAACTCGCCGCATCCGGCGGTGTATCTCAAATCCCTGAAACGCGACCCCGACCAGATCCGCCGCTCGTGGTATTGGCTGTTCTTCCAACTGCCGCGGCTTGCGGAAAAAATACTGTCGGCGAACGATTTTCGTGAGTTGATTCGCGCGTTGCGAAACTCTGCCAAGAAGCATACATTTACCGACGCCGACATCGAAAAATACAAGGAAGCCTGGTCGCAACCCGGCGCAATCACATCCATGCTGAATTGGTATCGTGCCGCGTTTCAATTCCCGCCGAAGATGCCGGAGGATATGCGTGTCAAAGTCCGCACGTTGATGATGTGGGGGATGAAAGACTTCGCGCTCAGCCATCGTCTTGCGCGCCCGAGCATGGACTATTGCGACGACAGGAACTTGATCCTCTTCCCCGAGTCCACGCATTGGGTACACCTCGACGCGGCGGACGAAGTGAATCACTATCTAATTGATTTTCTGCTGGATTCGATCACGAAGCGGGCGATAAAATAAAATGCTCATCCGTCTTTAACGGAAGATCATAAAATCTTCGCCACAGATTTCACAAATTCGCACGGACTTTAAAAAATCGGTAAAATCTGTGGAATCAGTGGCTAAATCTCTTCTGCCTTTTCATTCATCTCGTCAGAAGCGGGAGAACCATAAAAAACGGCGACTCATCCGAGTCGCCGTTTTGCAATACAACAAAGTTTATGGGCTTGGCGGCAGGTCCACACAATTGCCGCTTTCGAGTCCGTTTAATGAATGGTTACTGCTTGCCACGCGGGCACACATTTGGGTCGCCGCGGCGGGCTTGTCCGAAACGCGGTAGCCGGTGAATGGTCGCGGTCCGCCGTACAAGATCCACGGACCCGAACCCGGCGAGCCGGCGTTTTCCACCGGCACCGTGTTGAAGAAAAAGTGGATGTGCATACCGGGCAGCGATTCGGTGAACTCGAACGTCTCGTATTCGACAACATAGCGGTTGTTCGCGTCGATCGTGATCGAATTGATCCGCACGTACGGACCCGGTGGGAGCGCTTCCGTCGGCGTCGCTGCGGGCGTATCGGTCACGCTCAAGGTTGGGGATTCAACGATCGCCAGCGGCGCTTCGGTCGCGGCTTGTGGTTGAGTCGGCGGGTTGGTGGGCTCACCTGTCAGTGCTGGACTATTGAACAACTGGCTGACCAGATAACCTCCTCCAACCAAGAGACAAAGCAGAAAGA contains the following coding sequences:
- a CDS encoding alpha/beta hydrolase; translation: MELEHSTIETNGVRLHVVQAGPKSGIPVILLHGFPEFWYGWRKQIPALVNAGCRVIVPDQRGYNLSDKPKDKKDYGIFTLVDDVLGLIHALDYEKVNLVGHDWGGGVAWTFAMTHPEKLHKLTILNSPHPAVYLKSLKRDPDQIRRSWYWLFFQLPRLAEKILSANDFRELIRALRNSAKKHTFTDADIEKYKEAWSQPGAITSMLNWYRAAFQFPPKMPEDMRVKVRTLMMWGMKDFALSHRLARPSMDYCDDRNLILFPESTHWVHLDAADEVNHYLIDFLLDSITKRAIK